One genomic segment of Paenibacillus xylanexedens includes these proteins:
- a CDS encoding methyl-accepting chemotaxis protein, which yields MVQHVAAHAEELQATSEQILQNTRLAVQNSSQINKVAGFIREISEQTNLLGLNAAIEAARVGEAGAGFGVVASEVRKLSVDAKQATSDIDTSLRDVQQVIKQMEVEVSQIAASSQEQATLVASFTDVIEQLNETGARMKTLSEQLISYSVKK from the coding sequence ATGGTGCAACATGTCGCCGCTCATGCCGAAGAATTGCAAGCAACCAGTGAACAGATCTTGCAGAACACAAGACTTGCTGTTCAGAACTCTTCCCAAATCAACAAAGTAGCCGGGTTCATTCGTGAAATCTCTGAACAAACCAACTTGCTTGGCCTGAATGCCGCTATTGAAGCCGCTCGCGTTGGTGAGGCAGGCGCTGGCTTCGGCGTGGTGGCATCCGAAGTACGCAAACTCTCTGTGGATGCCAAACAAGCTACAAGTGATATCGATACCAGCCTGAGAGATGTACAACAGGTCATCAAACAGATGGAAGTTGAAGTCTCACAGATAGCAGCCTCTTCACAGGAACAAGCAACGCTTGTAGCATCCTTTACGGATGTTATTGAGCAGCTTAACGAAACAGGGGCACGAATGAAAACTCTATCCGAACAACTAATCAGTTACTCAGTTAAAAAGTAA